In Magnetococcales bacterium, one DNA window encodes the following:
- a CDS encoding phosphoglycerate kinase, whose amino-acid sequence MKKQTIADLDVAGKRVFIRVDFNIPLAADGTIGSDARIRKSLPTIQKVIDGGGRAILASHLGRPKNGVGPSLKPVAERLSELLGKPVPLAPDCIGPEVEALVANLPPGGVILLENVRLRPGEEKNDPQLADDFARLADLVVNDAFGTAHRAHASNVGVAQRVPPAVAGLLMADELDFFHRAMIAPQRPVVALLGGSKVSTKIQLIESLLTKMDTILIGGAMAFTFLAARGGQVGASLVEPDMLAVAQQAEAKAQQAGVELLMPVDAVVSQNKDGSSATRVVPADQIPEGWMGLDVGPETVRLFAERLSRAATVVWNGPVGVFEIPAFAAGTLALAHHIANGQALSVTGGGDTESAIAKAGVAERISHISTGGGAFLELLEGKDLPGVSVLADAK is encoded by the coding sequence ATGAAAAAACAGACCATCGCCGATCTGGATGTCGCCGGCAAACGGGTCTTCATTCGGGTGGATTTCAACATTCCCTTGGCCGCCGACGGCACCATCGGATCGGATGCCCGCATCCGCAAATCCCTGCCCACCATCCAGAAAGTGATCGACGGCGGAGGACGGGCGATTCTGGCCTCCCATCTGGGCCGTCCCAAAAACGGGGTCGGCCCCTCCCTCAAACCCGTGGCCGAACGGCTCTCCGAACTGCTGGGCAAACCGGTTCCCCTGGCCCCGGACTGCATCGGACCCGAAGTGGAAGCCCTGGTGGCCAACCTGCCGCCGGGAGGGGTGATCCTGCTGGAAAACGTCCGCCTGCGCCCCGGTGAGGAGAAAAACGATCCCCAACTGGCGGATGACTTTGCCCGTCTGGCGGATCTGGTGGTCAACGACGCCTTCGGCACCGCCCATCGTGCCCACGCTTCCAACGTCGGCGTGGCCCAGAGGGTGCCCCCGGCGGTGGCGGGACTGCTGATGGCCGATGAACTGGACTTTTTCCACCGGGCCATGATCGCCCCCCAACGTCCGGTGGTGGCGCTCCTCGGTGGGTCCAAGGTTTCCACCAAGATCCAACTGATCGAATCCCTGCTCACCAAGATGGATACCATTCTGATCGGCGGGGCCATGGCCTTCACCTTTCTCGCCGCCCGGGGAGGGCAGGTGGGCGCCTCCCTGGTGGAACCCGACATGCTCGCCGTGGCCCAACAGGCGGAAGCCAAAGCCCAACAGGCGGGCGTGGAACTCCTGATGCCCGTGGACGCGGTGGTCTCCCAAAACAAAGATGGCAGCTCCGCAACCCGCGTGGTCCCGGCGGACCAGATCCCCGAGGGCTGGATGGGTCTGGATGTGGGACCGGAAACCGTGCGTCTGTTCGCCGAACGGCTCAGCCGCGCCGCCACCGTGGTGTGGAACGGCCCCGTGGGAGTGTTCGAGATTCCGGCCTTCGCCGCAGGCACCCTGGCTTTGGCCCATCACATCGCCAATGGTCAGGCCCTCTCGGTGACCGGGGGCGGGGATACCGAATCCGCCATCGCCAAGGCCGGCGTGGCGGAGCGCATCTCCCACATCTCCACCGGGGGCGGCGCCTTTCTGGAACTGCTGGAAGGCAAGGATCTCCCCGGCGTCTCCGTGCTGGCCGACGCCAAGTGA
- a CDS encoding glycosyltransferase family 2 protein — translation MTTASPAEGLSAILMGRNEERFLPMSLPPLTRVADEIIFVDTGSSDRTLEIVQQFGCRVWHLPWDNDFSAPKNLALDHARFRWILNVDCDEVLVEDAGFRERILGLCRASNAPAWIIRIDNLMADGNTLPSQALRLFRNDPRIRFSNPVHEGIADAVYRHWPGVPPETIDLHLVHHGYSAGLNPEKIRRNVAILRQWVAREPNTVYGRYKLGMNLRFLGLASEGLYHLELAVELADKDADRDSLTFLEELIPTAYRASLEAGRPEKAEHIKRIVSAWR, via the coding sequence GTGACCACCGCATCCCCAGCCGAGGGACTCTCCGCGATCCTCATGGGTCGCAACGAGGAACGGTTTCTGCCGATGAGTCTGCCACCCCTCACCCGGGTGGCGGACGAAATCATCTTTGTGGATACCGGCTCGTCGGATCGCACCCTGGAGATTGTCCAGCAGTTCGGCTGTCGGGTCTGGCATCTGCCCTGGGACAACGATTTTTCCGCCCCCAAGAATCTGGCTCTCGACCATGCCCGCTTCCGGTGGATCCTCAATGTGGATTGCGACGAGGTGCTGGTGGAAGATGCCGGGTTCCGGGAGCGGATTTTAGGACTATGCCGCGCCTCCAACGCTCCGGCCTGGATCATTCGCATCGACAATCTCATGGCCGATGGCAACACTCTGCCGAGTCAGGCGTTGCGGCTGTTTCGCAACGATCCCCGCATCCGTTTTTCCAACCCGGTTCACGAAGGAATCGCGGATGCGGTCTATCGCCACTGGCCCGGAGTGCCGCCGGAAACCATCGATCTGCATCTGGTGCATCACGGCTACAGCGCCGGACTCAACCCGGAAAAAATCCGTCGCAATGTCGCCATTTTGCGTCAGTGGGTCGCCAGGGAGCCGAACACGGTCTATGGACGCTACAAGCTGGGCATGAATCTGCGTTTCCTGGGATTGGCCAGCGAAGGATTGTATCATCTGGAGTTGGCTGTTGAATTGGCCGATAAGGATGCGGACCGGGACAGTCTGACCTTTCTGGAAGAGTTGATCCCCACCGCCTATCGGGCCAGCCTGGAGGCCGGTCGGCCAGAAAAGGCCGAACACATCAAACGCATCGTCAGCGCTTGGCGCTAA
- a CDS encoding ion transporter → MSIQVIMPDGPVRKAWNYLILLATVWYTWSVPLFLVPKIGIPDWSHLIDMILTILFFCDLLLNFRTAVMVDGELLTRPEAIRKHYLKGYFTLDLLASIPWDFLCMALGYWDAATWAVIAVRLLRIFRLPHLLRVQGMDMPATVTEQLFITNFWILTITCWCTSIWLMIVEQPPNEDLTTFIIKGFYWTVTTMASVGYGDITPTTNVGRIFAMFVMLLGVAIYAYIIGHISTLIVNSNILRKQNKEKIEQLAAFMRQYDLPVALQNDIFSFYRHYLMEHSAGGAGILRDLPDKLSKRIHQHVNIHLLRRGPLFKKASLELLEALGARLTSEMFLPGEEIIHIGASGHEMYILVHGVVAVTNQEGELLAKLRTKDVFGEIALLHDTVRMANIRAITACNTLKLDKQDFDQVIASFPEFRKELRKIQLNRTTGMDSQPPHVQGDDGG, encoded by the coding sequence ATGTCAATTCAAGTCATCATGCCGGATGGCCCGGTACGCAAAGCCTGGAACTATCTGATCCTGCTGGCCACCGTCTGGTATACCTGGAGCGTGCCGCTGTTTCTGGTCCCCAAGATCGGCATTCCGGACTGGTCGCATCTGATTGATATGATTTTGACCATTCTGTTCTTTTGTGACCTGTTGCTCAATTTTCGCACGGCCGTGATGGTGGATGGGGAACTCCTGACCCGACCCGAAGCGATCCGCAAACACTATCTCAAAGGCTATTTCACCCTGGATCTGCTGGCCTCGATCCCGTGGGATTTTCTGTGCATGGCGCTGGGATACTGGGATGCGGCCACCTGGGCGGTGATCGCCGTCAGACTGCTGCGCATCTTCCGACTGCCCCATCTGTTGCGGGTCCAGGGCATGGACATGCCGGCCACAGTCACGGAACAACTTTTCATTACCAATTTTTGGATTCTCACCATCACGTGCTGGTGTACCAGTATCTGGCTAATGATCGTCGAACAGCCGCCGAACGAAGATCTGACCACATTCATCATCAAGGGATTTTATTGGACCGTGACCACCATGGCCTCGGTGGGCTATGGGGACATCACCCCCACCACCAACGTGGGCCGCATCTTTGCCATGTTCGTGATGCTCTTGGGGGTAGCGATCTATGCGTACATCATCGGCCACATTTCCACTCTGATCGTCAATTCCAACATCCTGCGCAAACAAAACAAGGAAAAAATCGAACAATTGGCCGCCTTCATGCGCCAATATGACCTGCCTGTCGCCTTGCAGAACGATATTTTCAGCTTTTATCGTCACTATCTCATGGAACACAGCGCCGGTGGAGCCGGCATCCTGCGGGATCTGCCGGACAAGTTGAGCAAACGGATCCATCAGCATGTCAACATTCACCTGTTGCGCCGTGGTCCACTGTTCAAAAAGGCCAGCCTGGAACTGCTGGAAGCCCTGGGAGCCCGTCTCACGTCGGAAATGTTTCTCCCCGGAGAGGAGATCATCCACATCGGCGCTTCAGGACACGAAATGTATATCCTGGTCCACGGCGTGGTGGCCGTGACCAATCAGGAAGGGGAGTTGCTCGCCAAACTGCGCACCAAGGACGTGTTCGGAGAGATCGCCCTGCTCCACGATACGGTGCGCATGGCCAACATTCGGGCCATCACCGCCTGCAACACCTTGAAACTGGACAAACAGGATTTCGATCAGGTGATCGCCTCCTTCCCCGAATTCCGCAAAGAACTGCGCAAGATCCAGTTGAACCGCACCACCGGCATGGACAGCCAACCCCCTCACGTTCAAGGAGACGACGGGGGATAA
- a CDS encoding carotenoid 1,2-hydratase yields the protein MKPATFYGLVVLLAVALIGGVMWRWLGPMTHHSRGGGLEIRSVLGEPSGTGFRQATIPRVFEFPADHGPHPEFRQEWWYVTGNLESDDGKSRFGYQLTLFRVGLDPNPAKRESAWGASQLYLGHLAVSDVTGDRFHHFQKVSRGALGLAGADAERVWLEGWSLARVGGTPAQPRLQLTAAQDAIQLQLELNALKPVVLQGERGLSRKSDQTGAASYYYSLTRLETRGELRLGERIQRVRGASWMDREWSTSALAPDQVGWDWFSLQLDDGWEVMFYRMRLKDGADDPQSQGTLVAPDGRVIPLRREAWRQENTGSWTSSATGIRYPSGWRVVVPEQQLELTLTPRIKNQELAEAAVHYWEGAVEIQGRHGERPVSGFGYVELTGYPPSSP from the coding sequence ATGAAACCTGCGACTTTTTACGGGCTGGTGGTGTTGCTTGCGGTTGCCCTGATCGGAGGGGTGATGTGGCGCTGGCTGGGACCGATGACCCACCACTCCCGCGGGGGTGGCCTGGAGATCCGCTCGGTTCTGGGTGAGCCGTCCGGCACGGGCTTCCGTCAGGCCACAATCCCCCGGGTTTTTGAATTTCCGGCGGATCATGGTCCCCATCCGGAGTTTCGTCAGGAGTGGTGGTATGTGACCGGCAATCTGGAAAGCGACGATGGCAAGTCCCGATTCGGTTATCAACTCACCTTGTTTCGCGTGGGTCTGGATCCAAATCCGGCCAAACGGGAATCCGCCTGGGGCGCTTCTCAGCTTTATTTGGGGCATCTGGCGGTGAGCGATGTGACGGGGGACCGGTTTCATCATTTCCAGAAAGTTTCCCGGGGTGCGTTGGGACTGGCCGGAGCCGATGCCGAACGGGTGTGGCTGGAAGGGTGGAGTCTGGCCCGGGTGGGGGGAACCCCCGCACAGCCCAGGCTGCAATTGACAGCGGCCCAGGATGCGATCCAATTGCAACTGGAGCTTAATGCCCTCAAGCCGGTGGTGCTTCAGGGGGAGCGAGGATTGAGCCGCAAGAGTGATCAAACCGGAGCGGCTTCTTATTATTACTCCCTGACCCGGTTGGAAACCCGGGGAGAGTTGCGTCTGGGGGAACGGATCCAGCGGGTGCGGGGCGCCAGTTGGATGGATCGGGAGTGGAGCACCTCGGCCCTGGCTCCGGATCAGGTGGGCTGGGACTGGTTTTCGTTGCAACTGGATGACGGATGGGAGGTGATGTTTTATCGCATGCGTTTGAAAGACGGTGCCGATGACCCCCAAAGTCAGGGAACCCTGGTGGCTCCGGATGGTCGGGTCATTCCCTTGCGTCGGGAGGCGTGGCGACAGGAAAACACCGGATCCTGGACCAGTTCCGCCACCGGCATCCGTTATCCATCCGGATGGCGGGTGGTGGTTCCGGAACAGCAACTGGAACTCACCCTCACCCCGCGCATCAAAAATCAGGAGCTTGCCGAAGCCGCGGTCCACTATTGGGAGGGAGCGGTGGAGATTCAGGGGCGTCATGGGGAACGCCCGGTTTCCGGTTTCGGCTATGTGGAATTGACCGGTTATCCCCCGTCGTCTCCTTGA
- a CDS encoding FtsX-like permease family protein: MSRLVWLAGWRHLLAQPGLAFLAMIGVALGVATATAVDLANQGALRAMRLSVEAAAGKATHRLVGHPLGVPEGYYAAWRLLPNAPPAAPVIEGTIRVGEWPDPHSLTLLGVDPLAEGGLRPALGLKDQQALLAALMTRPDSGLLLEATADTLGLKPGARFQIEANGQKKTITLLGVIATQDPVAKQGLNATLLVDIGTAQEILGLSGHISRMDVILKSGQNPPLPLPAGVLLLPANDRIEVLEGLTRSFRANLTALSLLALLVGMFIIHNAMVFSVVRRRPLTGLLRAQGVTKAEIFRQTLLDGLMLGIPGTLIGVALGVLLGEGLLHLVARTIDDLYFRLQVTDLTPEPFSLIKGGVLGIGATLLASWLPAREAANASVIAAMSRSHLEERHRVAAPRWAWIGVGGMLLALVVALVPSNRLEPGLAAMGILTVSAALIAPWFTSWLMDRVRGPLVRIAGLNGALAAGGVQRGLSRTGTAVAALTVATAMVSGMGMLIHGFRGTVVQWLESTTVSDIYVSAAGTLSNADSIPLDPELIRRLSSLPGIASVGLGRRVNLETLEGVLRLHLLDIDETRFSSLLLDQGNHAALWPRFQDDEAILITESLAFRRDLGVGDRITLPTPAGPHAFVIGGVHRDFRSDAGMITLSLNTWRRHWHDAQMSVLGIQLQAGVDPDAMLNALRVAAGPERSLHLQSNRALRQTSLEIFDRTFAITRALRLLALLTAFFGVLTALAAIGHERVRELAALRAIGLTVGEIRRSVLLQTGLLGLAAGTLAVPLGLAQGWMLIHVINQRAFGWTLESHLDLWLVAQPLLLAIPTALLAGIPAARRMARTPPVEALRES; this comes from the coding sequence ATGAGCCGTCTGGTCTGGCTGGCCGGGTGGCGACATTTGCTGGCTCAGCCCGGTCTGGCTTTTTTGGCCATGATCGGCGTGGCCCTGGGGGTGGCCACGGCCACGGCGGTGGATCTGGCCAACCAGGGAGCCTTGCGGGCCATGCGCCTGTCGGTGGAAGCGGCGGCTGGCAAGGCCACCCATCGGCTGGTGGGCCATCCCCTGGGGGTTCCCGAGGGGTATTACGCGGCCTGGCGTCTGTTGCCCAATGCTCCCCCCGCCGCCCCGGTGATCGAGGGCACCATCCGGGTGGGGGAGTGGCCCGATCCTCACTCTTTGACCCTGCTCGGTGTCGACCCCCTGGCCGAAGGGGGCCTGCGGCCTGCGTTGGGCCTGAAGGATCAACAGGCGTTGCTGGCCGCCTTGATGACCCGACCCGACTCGGGCCTGTTGCTGGAGGCGACCGCTGACACACTGGGCCTTAAACCCGGAGCGCGTTTTCAGATCGAGGCCAATGGCCAAAAAAAGACCATCACCTTGTTGGGGGTGATCGCCACCCAGGATCCCGTGGCCAAACAGGGACTGAACGCCACCTTGCTGGTGGATATCGGGACCGCTCAGGAAATTCTCGGCCTGTCGGGTCATATCAGCCGCATGGATGTGATCCTGAAATCCGGGCAGAATCCCCCTTTGCCCCTGCCCGCCGGTGTGCTGTTGCTGCCCGCCAACGACCGGATCGAGGTGTTGGAGGGGTTGACCCGTTCGTTTCGCGCCAATCTCACCGCCTTGAGCCTGCTGGCCCTGCTGGTGGGGATGTTCATCATTCACAACGCCATGGTTTTTTCCGTGGTGCGACGCCGGCCCCTGACCGGACTGCTGCGGGCACAGGGGGTGACGAAAGCGGAGATTTTCCGCCAGACCCTTCTGGATGGCCTGATGCTGGGCATTCCCGGCACCTTGATCGGGGTGGCGCTGGGGGTGTTGCTGGGGGAGGGACTGCTCCATCTGGTGGCCCGCACCATCGATGATTTGTATTTCCGGTTGCAGGTCACGGATCTTACTCCGGAGCCGTTTTCCTTGATCAAGGGGGGTGTGTTGGGGATCGGCGCGACGCTGCTCGCCTCCTGGCTGCCGGCTCGGGAGGCGGCCAACGCTTCGGTGATCGCCGCCATGAGCCGCTCCCATCTGGAGGAGCGTCACCGGGTGGCGGCACCCCGATGGGCGTGGATCGGGGTGGGGGGCATGCTTTTGGCCCTGGTGGTGGCGTTGGTGCCATCGAACCGGCTGGAGCCGGGACTGGCTGCCATGGGCATTTTGACCGTCAGCGCCGCCTTGATCGCCCCCTGGTTCACCTCCTGGCTGATGGATCGGGTGCGGGGCCCACTGGTGCGGATCGCCGGATTGAATGGCGCCCTGGCCGCCGGAGGGGTGCAGCGGGGCTTGAGCCGTACCGGAACGGCCGTTGCGGCCTTGACGGTCGCCACCGCCATGGTTTCGGGCATGGGCATGCTGATTCATGGCTTTCGTGGCACCGTGGTGCAGTGGCTGGAAAGCACCACGGTTTCGGATATTTATGTCTCGGCAGCCGGGACCCTTTCCAACGCCGACTCGATTCCTTTGGATCCGGAGTTGATCCGGCGGCTCTCCTCCCTGCCGGGTATCGCCTCGGTGGGGCTGGGACGACGGGTTAATCTGGAAACTCTGGAAGGGGTGTTGCGGCTGCATCTGTTGGATATCGACGAGACCCGCTTTTCCAGCCTGTTGTTGGACCAGGGGAACCATGCCGCTCTTTGGCCCCGTTTTCAAGACGACGAGGCGATCCTGATCACCGAATCCCTGGCCTTTCGTCGCGACCTGGGGGTGGGGGATCGGATCACCCTGCCCACTCCCGCCGGTCCCCACGCTTTTGTGATCGGAGGGGTCCATCGTGATTTTCGTTCGGATGCCGGCATGATCACCTTAAGCCTCAACACCTGGCGTCGCCACTGGCACGATGCGCAGATGAGCGTGTTGGGCATTCAGTTGCAAGCGGGAGTCGATCCCGATGCCATGCTGAATGCGCTGCGGGTGGCGGCGGGGCCGGAACGATCCCTTCATTTGCAATCCAACCGGGCGTTGCGTCAGACCTCTTTGGAGATTTTCGACCGCACCTTCGCCATCACCCGCGCCTTGCGTCTGCTGGCGTTGCTCACCGCCTTTTTCGGGGTGTTGACCGCCCTGGCCGCGATTGGTCACGAACGGGTGCGTGAGCTGGCGGCGTTGCGGGCCATCGGCTTGACCGTGGGGGAAATTCGTCGATCGGTGCTGCTGCAAACCGGTCTGTTGGGTCTGGCCGCCGGCACCCTGGCCGTGCCTTTGGGGCTGGCCCAGGGATGGATGTTGATCCATGTCATCAACCAGCGGGCCTTTGGCTGGACCCTGGAAAGCCATCTGGATCTCTGGCTGGTGGCGCAACCATTGTTGCTGGCCATCCCCACGGCTCTGCTGGCCGGAATCCCGGCTGCCCGGCGCATGGCCCGCACGCCTCCGGTGGAGGCGTTGAGGGAGTCATGA
- the urtA gene encoding urea ABC transporter substrate-binding protein, whose translation MLRRHFLKLLSLTAASVSLGTLALPTPVQAAETIKVGILHSLSGTMAISETALKETALMTIEEINSQGGVLGKKLEPVIVDPASNWPLFAEKARQLLSKDKVDVVFGCWTSVSRKSVLPVFKELNGLLFYPVQYEGEELEKNVFYTGAAPNQQAIPAVEYLMSEDGGSATRFVLLGTDYVYPRTTNKILRAFLTSKGVGEADIMEEYTPFGHGDYQTIIAKIKKFASEGKKTAVISTINGDSNVPFYKELGNAGLKATDVPVVAFSVGEEELRGVDTKPLVGHLASWNYFMSLKNPVNDQFTKMYKDWAVKNKLPAADKVVTNDPMEATYIGLHLWKQAVEKAKSTEVDKVIPAMAGQSMKAPSGFEIKMDERNHHLHKPVFIGEVKGDGQFNVVWKTPGPVRAAPWSPYIPGNEKKSDAPSQ comes from the coding sequence ATGTTACGTCGTCATTTTCTTAAGCTGTTATCCCTCACCGCCGCATCCGTCTCTTTGGGAACTTTGGCCCTGCCGACTCCGGTCCAAGCCGCCGAAACCATCAAGGTGGGCATTCTGCATTCGCTTTCCGGCACCATGGCCATCTCCGAGACCGCCCTCAAGGAGACCGCCTTGATGACCATCGAAGAGATCAACAGCCAAGGGGGCGTGCTGGGCAAGAAACTGGAACCGGTGATCGTGGATCCCGCCTCCAACTGGCCCCTGTTCGCGGAAAAAGCCCGTCAACTGCTCAGCAAGGACAAGGTGGATGTGGTGTTCGGCTGCTGGACCTCGGTTTCCCGCAAATCGGTGCTGCCGGTGTTCAAGGAATTGAACGGACTGCTCTTCTATCCGGTGCAGTACGAAGGCGAAGAACTGGAAAAGAATGTCTTTTATACCGGTGCGGCCCCCAACCAGCAGGCGATTCCCGCGGTGGAATACCTGATGAGCGAAGATGGCGGCAGCGCCACCCGTTTCGTGTTGCTGGGCACCGATTACGTCTATCCCCGCACCACCAACAAAATCCTGCGGGCCTTTTTGACCTCCAAGGGGGTCGGCGAGGCCGATATCATGGAAGAGTATACCCCCTTCGGCCACGGGGATTACCAGACCATCATCGCCAAGATTAAAAAATTCGCCTCCGAGGGCAAAAAAACCGCGGTCATCTCCACCATCAACGGCGACTCCAACGTGCCCTTCTACAAGGAACTGGGCAACGCGGGCCTCAAGGCCACGGATGTGCCGGTGGTGGCCTTCTCGGTGGGCGAAGAGGAGTTGCGCGGGGTGGACACCAAACCCCTGGTGGGCCATCTGGCCTCCTGGAATTACTTCATGTCTCTGAAAAATCCCGTCAACGATCAGTTCACCAAGATGTACAAGGATTGGGCGGTCAAAAACAAACTGCCCGCCGCTGACAAAGTGGTGACCAACGATCCCATGGAAGCCACCTACATCGGCTTGCATCTGTGGAAACAAGCGGTGGAAAAGGCAAAGAGCACCGAAGTGGACAAAGTGATCCCGGCCATGGCGGGTCAAAGCATGAAGGCTCCCTCGGGCTTCGAGATCAAAATGGATGAAAGAAATCATCACCTGCACAAACCGGTCTTCATCGGCGAAGTGAAGGGAGATGGTCAATTCAATGTGGTGTGGAAAACCCCCGGACCGGTGCGGGCCGCTCCCTGGAGCCCCTACATTCCGGGCAACGAGAAAAAATCCGACGCCCCCAGCCAGTAA
- the urtB gene encoding urea ABC transporter permease subunit UrtB — protein sequence MPRSVFAIRFLGFFWFGLLLWIPPLHAEWDPQLARMLASGDFDSRIGAIRQLVASGDPKVEGILKAMAEDALAVANDRLLRHSEGITVDLSTGTTLTPPLPAMEMVSINNRIRREIQAALALLRLFDAKREVRLTAAVALQNRATPEMVAVLERAMEKEQDPEIHDYLFLGLALSRLNSPDPAQRLTAVRALGDSSSPTVKVTLTRLLQNTQEPDDNVRKEAKTSLDRVSRRLAVGEAVASLFSGISLGSILLLTALGLAITYGVMGILNMAHGELLMIGAYTTFAVQTQFRAHLPELLDAYLLAAIPAAFVITGLVGVVMERTVIRWLYGRPLETLLATWGISLMLIQGVRLLFGAQNVEVANPSWMSGGVMPMPGVVLPWNRIVITVLALLVLALTWGLLNRTRLGLFVRAVTQNRPMAGCVGVPTSRVDTLAFGLGAGIAGLGGVAISQIANVGPDMGQGYIVDSFLVVVLGGVGQLAGAVWAALGLGIAAKALEGWVGAVIAKILMLVFIIVFIQKRPQGLFVLKGRQAEH from the coding sequence ATGCCCCGCTCGGTTTTCGCCATACGGTTCCTCGGGTTTTTCTGGTTTGGGCTGCTGCTGTGGATTCCACCGCTGCACGCGGAGTGGGATCCTCAACTGGCGCGCATGCTGGCCAGCGGCGATTTCGACTCCCGCATCGGCGCCATCCGCCAACTGGTGGCCAGCGGTGATCCCAAGGTGGAAGGGATACTCAAGGCCATGGCGGAAGACGCCCTGGCTGTGGCCAACGATCGCCTGTTGCGCCACTCCGAAGGGATCACCGTGGATCTGTCCACCGGTACCACCCTCACACCACCTTTGCCCGCCATGGAGATGGTCTCCATCAACAACCGCATTCGCCGGGAGATTCAAGCGGCGCTGGCCTTGCTGCGGCTGTTCGACGCCAAACGGGAGGTGCGCCTGACAGCCGCCGTCGCCTTGCAAAACCGCGCCACTCCCGAGATGGTGGCGGTTTTGGAACGGGCCATGGAAAAAGAACAGGATCCGGAGATTCATGACTATCTCTTCCTGGGACTGGCCCTGTCCCGGCTGAACAGTCCCGACCCCGCCCAACGCCTGACCGCCGTGCGCGCCCTGGGCGACAGCTCCAGCCCCACGGTCAAGGTGACTCTGACCAGACTGCTCCAAAACACCCAGGAACCGGATGACAACGTGCGCAAGGAGGCCAAAACCTCCCTGGATCGGGTCAGTCGACGTCTGGCCGTGGGGGAGGCGGTCGCCAGTCTGTTTTCCGGGATTTCGCTGGGATCGATCCTGCTACTCACCGCCTTGGGGCTGGCCATCACCTACGGGGTGATGGGCATTCTCAACATGGCCCATGGCGAACTGCTGATGATCGGCGCCTATACCACCTTCGCGGTGCAAACCCAGTTTCGCGCCCATCTGCCGGAACTGCTGGACGCCTACCTGCTGGCGGCCATTCCCGCCGCCTTCGTCATCACCGGACTGGTGGGGGTGGTGATGGAACGCACCGTGATCCGCTGGCTCTACGGTCGTCCTTTGGAAACGTTGCTGGCCACCTGGGGCATCTCCTTGATGTTGATCCAGGGGGTGCGGCTTTTGTTCGGCGCCCAGAACGTGGAGGTGGCCAATCCGTCGTGGATGTCCGGCGGGGTGATGCCCATGCCCGGCGTGGTGCTGCCTTGGAACCGGATCGTCATCACCGTGTTGGCCTTGCTGGTATTGGCTTTGACCTGGGGATTGCTCAACCGCACCCGCCTGGGGCTGTTCGTGCGGGCCGTCACCCAGAACCGACCCATGGCCGGCTGCGTGGGCGTACCCACCAGTCGGGTGGATACCCTGGCCTTCGGCCTGGGCGCGGGCATCGCCGGATTGGGAGGGGTGGCCATCTCCCAGATCGCCAACGTGGGACCGGATATGGGACAAGGCTATATCGTGGACTCCTTCCTGGTGGTGGTGCTGGGTGGCGTCGGACAACTGGCCGGAGCGGTGTGGGCGGCTTTGGGATTGGGGATCGCCGCCAAGGCGCTCGAAGGCTGGGTGGGCGCGGTGATCGCCAAGATTCTCATGCTGGTCTTCATCATCGTCTTCATTCAAAAACGCCCCCAGGGACTGTTTGTCCTCAAGGGTCGTCAGGCGGAGCATTAA